TTCAAGCCACGCATATTCTTCTTCCATGCGACGCCGGTTGCCATGGCGCCCGTGACCGATGCCATGCGGCGGCTCTGGCCGGAGGCCGAGGCCGTCAACATTCTCGACGAGAGCCTGTCACTGGACCGGGCGCGGGAGGTCGGGCCACTCTCGCCGGAACTCAGCGAGCGTTTCGTCGCTCTCGGCCGGCAAGCCGTTTCCGGCGCGGCAGATGGCATATTGATCACCTGCTCGGCCTTCGGCCCGGCCATCCGGCGGCTTTCCTCGGAGATCGGCATCCCGGTCCTCATGCCCAATGAGGCGATGTTTCGTGCGGCGATCATGGCCGGCTCGGACATCGGCATGGTTGCAACCTTCGCACCCGCCGTCGCCACGATGGAAGAGGAGTTCCGCGAGTTCGCGGCAGAAGTCGGCAGTTCTGCGACGCTTCGCACCATCATTGCGGACGGCGCGATCGAGAAGCTCCGGCAGGGCGATGCGGCCGAGCATGATGCAAGGGTCGCCGACGCCGCTCAGGATTTGGCCGGTTGCGACGCGATCATGCTCGCTCATTTTTCCACCGCGCGCGCGGCCGGCCCGGTCGGCGAGCGGGTGGATTGCGCCGTGCTGACCGCGCCGGGCAGCGCGGTGACACGAATGAAACAGTTGATGGACAGGCAGGAGCACTAGACGATGCTGCTCGGAGTTATCGCCGACGATTTTACCGGTGCGGGAGACATAGCGAACACGCTTGCAAAAGGCCTGCCGGGGCAGGGTGGGCTTGCGGTCACGCAATATCTCGGCGTTCCCAAGGTGAAGGCCGACCGATCCGTCGAGGCGGGAGTGATCTCGCTCAAGACCCGGTCCTCGCCGGTCGAGGATGCGGTCCAGCAATCGCTTGCAGCACTCGAATGGCTGCGCAACCAGGGCTGCGAGCAATTCGTTTTTAAATATTGCTCGACATTCGATTCCACGCCGGAAGGCAATATCGGGCCGGTGGCTGAGGCGCTTGCAACGGCCCTTGGGGTCAAGGGCGTGATTGCCTGCCCGGCCTTCCCGACGGTCGGGCGCACCGTCCATCAGGGCCATCTCTTCGTGCAGGATCGGCTGCTCAGCGAATCCAGCATGCGCCATCATCCGCTGACGCCGATGACGGATTCCGACATCCGGCGCTGGCTGGCGCAGCAGACGCGCGATCCGGTCGGGCTGGTGAGTACGGCGATTGTCCGTTCCGGAAGCGAGGCCGTGAGGACGGCGCTGGAGGCGGCCGCCGCCGACGGGACGACGATGGTCATCTGCGACGCCTCGCTTGATGACGACCTCGTCACGCTCGGCAGGGCGGCCGCGGGGGAGCGGCTTGTTACCGGCGGTTCCGGCATCGCGATCGGCCTTCCGGCAAACTTCCTGCGCAGCGGCAAGGCGAAGGGTGCGGTCACCGCCTTTTCCGGCGTCGACGGCCCCGAGGCGATCCTGGCCGGCAGTTGCTCGGCCGCGACCCGCCGGCAGATCGCCATCCATGCCGCAGGGCATCCGACCATGGCGCTCGATATCGATGCGGCCATGGCGGGCAGGCTCGATGTCGGCGACCTACTCGAATTCGCAGCCGCCCACCGCGGCAAGGCGCCGCTGATCTATTCCTCGGACGATCCGCTGGAAGTCGAGCGCTTGCAAAAACGCTACGGCCGGGAAAAGGTGGCCGAGACGCTCGACGGCCTGTTTGCAAGGACGGCGCGCTCGCTGGTCGAGAGCGGCGTCAGCAGGCTGGTGGTCGCCGGAGGAGAGACATCCGGCGCGGTCGCCCAGGCGCTCGATCTCGAAGCGCTTTCGATCGGGCCGGAAATCGATCCGGGCGTGCCGATCCTGATCGGCGGCAAAGGCAGGATTGCGCTGGCGCTTAAATCCGGCAATTTCGGCGCGCCGGACTTTTTCGCCAAGGCGTTGAAGCAGTTGCAACAGGGGGCCGTTGAAACAGGGGGCAATGGGTGAAAGAGGATGAACTGCGTGCCGAGATCGTGAGGTTCGGCGCCCTCCTTTACGGGCGAGGACTTGCGCATGGCAGTGCCGGAAACCTTTCGGTGAAGCTGGAGGATGGCACGATCCTCGTCACGCCGACCAATTCATCGCTGGGCTTTCTGTCTCCCGGGCAGATATCGAAGGTCTCGGCCGAGGGCATCCATCTTGCCGGCGATCCGCCGTCGAAGGAGGCCTTCTTCCATCTGGCGGTCTATCACGAACGGCCGGAGGCAAGCGCAATCGTCCACCTTCATTCCACCAACGCGGTTGCCCTGTCCTGCCTTTGCCATGAGGACACTTCCGATGTACTCCCGCCGCTCACCGCCTATCAGATCATGCGGATCGGGCGATTGCCGCTTCTTCCCTATTTTCGGCCGGGGGACCGCAAGCTTGCGGATGCCGTTCGCCAGATCGCCGGTGGTCACAAGGCAATGCTGCTTGCCAATCACGGCCCGATCGTTTCCGGTAAGTCGCTGCAGGACGCGGTTCACGCCTATGAGGAACTGGAGGAAACGGCCAAGCTGTTCTTCCTCATCGGTGACCGGCCCGTTTCGCGCCTCACCTGCGAGGCGATCGTCGATTTGAATGAAGCCTTCCCGAATTGATGCCGGGCCATGCCGTGTGAGGACCGATCTTGGAACAGTGGATCTTGCTGCTTGTCGCGGCACTCGGCGCCGGCGCGCTGAGCGGTGTGATCGGAACCGGTGCGAGCCTGCTGCTTCTGCCATTGCTAGTGCCGATGTTCGGTGCCGTCGAGGCGATCCCGATCATGGCCGTGGCCGGCTTCATGGCCAACCTGTCGCGGGCGCTTGCGTGGTGGGGTTCGATCGCCTGGAAGGCGGTGATGGCCTATGCCCTGCCGGGCGTTCCGGCCGCAGCACTCGGCGCCTATACGCTGGTTCACATGCCGCGCGGATGGCCGGAAATGCTGCTTGGCCTCTTCATCATGGCTCTGGTGCCGCTGCGCCAGCTGGTGATGAAGGCCGTCGTCTCGATCAATCTGGTGCAGATGGCCGTCGTGGGTGCGGTGATCGGCTTTCTGACGGGACTGTTTCTCTCAACCGGACCGCTCAGCGTGCCGGCCTTTCTGGCGCTCGGCCTCGTGCGCAGTGCCTTCATCGACCAGGGCGGTGAGCCGTCCGGGCGAAATATGTTGGGCGACATGGCGGCGACCGGTCTTGGCGTGCGTTCCCGCCTGCTCAATGCCGCAAGGATTGCCGCCTCCGTGCTTTTGACCTGCGCCTGCGCATCCGTGGTGGGCACGCTGGGTTTTGTCGGGCTTGTCGCACCCCATCTGGCCCCGCTTTTCTTCGGCTCGGCGCAGATGCCGTTTCTGTTTGGCAGTGCAGCTTTAGGCAGCCTTCTCGTGCTTCTGGCAGACACAGTCGGCCGAACGATCTTCGCCCCGGTCCAGATCCCCGCCGGCATCCTGATGGCCGTGCTCGGACTGCCGTTTTTCTGTTCCTGATGTGGCAGAGAAAGGACACGCTTTGAAGAGACCCGGTTTTGGAAACCTCGTACTGGCAGCCTGCCTGATGCTCGGCATGCCGTTTTTCAGCCCGGCAGCCTTGGCCCGGGAAATCATCGATGACGCCGGACGACGCGTCGAGATTGTTGACCGGCCGCAACGAGTCGTCTCGCTCGACGATGCGGACCTCACCGTGCCGTTGCTCGAACTCGGCGTCCTGCCAATCGCAAGCCAGGGCCGGCGGGGACGCGGCGGCCATCACTTTCTCCGCTCCGGCATGACGCTGACAGGCCAGGACTTCGACAATACCCGCTTGATCTTCCTCGGCATGCAGCCGGTCGATGTCGAGGCCGTTGCGGCGTTGAAGCCTGATCTGATCCTGGTCTTCAAGGGCCGACCGACGCCGCCGGAACAATTGCAGGCAATCGCGCCGACCGTGGTCATCGACGATATCGCGCGTGGACCTGACGCTATCTACGATTTCCTCGCCGAGCTGACCGGGCGGCAGGCGGCACTCGATCTTCTCAAACGCCGCTACGGCACGCAGATCGCCCAGCCGCGGCTGATTGCCGGCGACAAGCCCCCGGTGATCTCCGTCATTTCCGCGACCGGCGATCGCAAGCTCAGCATCGAGCGGAGCTATGGCAGTATCGGCTTCGTTGCACGGGATGCGGGTTTTGACACTCCCCCCGCTGACAAAGACGATTGCGGAAAATTCAGGCGCGCTCTTCAGCCCTGAAGCGCTGCCCGAATTCGATGCGGATATCGTCTTCGACACCTATCGCAACGACCGTAACGAGACCGCCAAGGATGCGAAGAAGAGGTTGGAAAACATGCTGCCCGGCTATTGCCGCTTCCTCAGGGCCTGCCGCGAAGGGCGCTATTATTTTCTGCCGAGGGACGAGGCCAAGTCGACGACCTATGCAGCGCGCATGATGGCGATCGCCTTGCTGACGGGAGTTGTTTCGTCTTTGCAGTTGGACGACGAGACAAGCCGTTGAGATATTTACGGGTTGACGGTTCATATCCCATCAAGAGCAAAGCGAAAGGGTCGGCTCAGACGGAGACTGTTTTCACTATCTGAGCCGAGCATCTCATTCGCTCTTACGCAGCTTCCCAAACCTGATTGAGAATCTTGGCAGCCAGTGCGGCTTTGTCTTGCGGCAGGAAGCGACCGTAGTGCTGTTGCACTACATCGGGCGTATCCTGAATTGCGTAGCTCGCCTGCTCGTAGGATCCGGTCTGCTTCAGAATATGCGTCGCGAGAATGTCCCGTAGGTTATGGGGTCCATGTGGCAACAGGCCCTTGATCGCACCTCGCCTGGTATAAGGGTTATAAATTCCATAGCGTTGAATGACGGTCCTCCAAGCCTCGTAGAATGTGGTGGAGGCCTGCTGCCATCTTGATCACGATCAGCGCCAGAATGGTGCCGCCGGCCACGGCGACGGCTCCTCCCGTGATGTGAAGAAGCCGCATCAAGAGAGCGACGGGTTTTTGCTAGAGCTGAGGTAGGTTGTGGAATAGGCGTCTACGAAAAAGCACATCCCTCCAACCAACCGCCGATCAAGGTTCGACGGTGGTCACATACCCACATATGTGTTAATGTGGCTTTTCTCAATTCAGGAGTACGCTAGATGAGCAGGTTGACGATCGACATAACGGACCAACAACATCAAAGCCTGAAGGCGTTGGCCGCTTTGCAAGGGAAGACAATCAAGCAGTATGCAATTGAACGCCTCTTTCCCGGAGATACAGACGCAGAACGAGCCTGGCAGGAGTTGAAGAAGTTTATAAACACACGCGTCGATGAGGGGCTAGCAGGAAGACTGTCGACCAAAACCGTAGGTGAGATTCTCGATGAAGAGATTGCCGAGGGTCGTGCTTGACTACCTACATTCTTACTGCAGAGGCGGAATCAGATCTACGTTCGGTAATCCGCTACACCCGTGCGCAATGGGGTACTC
The DNA window shown above is from Agrobacterium tumefaciens and carries:
- a CDS encoding arylsulfatase is translated as MTFKPRIFFFHATPVAMAPVTDAMRRLWPEAEAVNILDESLSLDRAREVGPLSPELSERFVALGRQAVSGAADGILITCSAFGPAIRRLSSEIGIPVLMPNEAMFRAAIMAGSDIGMVATFAPAVATMEEEFREFAAEVGSSATLRTIIADGAIEKLRQGDAAEHDARVADAAQDLAGCDAIMLAHFSTARAAGPVGERVDCAVLTAPGSAVTRMKQLMDRQEH
- a CDS encoding four-carbon acid sugar kinase family protein; the encoded protein is MLLGVIADDFTGAGDIANTLAKGLPGQGGLAVTQYLGVPKVKADRSVEAGVISLKTRSSPVEDAVQQSLAALEWLRNQGCEQFVFKYCSTFDSTPEGNIGPVAEALATALGVKGVIACPAFPTVGRTVHQGHLFVQDRLLSESSMRHHPLTPMTDSDIRRWLAQQTRDPVGLVSTAIVRSGSEAVRTALEAAAADGTTMVICDASLDDDLVTLGRAAAGERLVTGGSGIAIGLPANFLRSGKAKGAVTAFSGVDGPEAILAGSCSAATRRQIAIHAAGHPTMALDIDAAMAGRLDVGDLLEFAAAHRGKAPLIYSSDDPLEVERLQKRYGREKVAETLDGLFARTARSLVESGVSRLVVAGGETSGAVAQALDLEALSIGPEIDPGVPILIGGKGRIALALKSGNFGAPDFFAKALKQLQQGAVETGGNG
- a CDS encoding aldolase produces the protein MKEDELRAEIVRFGALLYGRGLAHGSAGNLSVKLEDGTILVTPTNSSLGFLSPGQISKVSAEGIHLAGDPPSKEAFFHLAVYHERPEASAIVHLHSTNAVALSCLCHEDTSDVLPPLTAYQIMRIGRLPLLPYFRPGDRKLADAVRQIAGGHKAMLLANHGPIVSGKSLQDAVHAYEELEETAKLFFLIGDRPVSRLTCEAIVDLNEAFPN
- a CDS encoding iron chelate uptake ABC transporter family permease subunit produces the protein MEQWILLLVAALGAGALSGVIGTGASLLLLPLLVPMFGAVEAIPIMAVAGFMANLSRALAWWGSIAWKAVMAYALPGVPAAALGAYTLVHMPRGWPEMLLGLFIMALVPLRQLVMKAVVSINLVQMAVVGAVIGFLTGLFLSTGPLSVPAFLALGLVRSAFIDQGGEPSGRNMLGDMAATGLGVRSRLLNAARIAASVLLTCACASVVGTLGFVGLVAPHLAPLFFGSAQMPFLFGSAALGSLLVLLADTVGRTIFAPVQIPAGILMAVLGLPFFCS
- a CDS encoding ABC transporter substrate-binding protein; this translates as MKRPGFGNLVLAACLMLGMPFFSPAALAREIIDDAGRRVEIVDRPQRVVSLDDADLTVPLLELGVLPIASQGRRGRGGHHFLRSGMTLTGQDFDNTRLIFLGMQPVDVEAVAALKPDLILVFKGRPTPPEQLQAIAPTVVIDDIARGPDAIYDFLAELTGRQAALDLLKRRYGTQIAQPRLIAGDKPPVISVISATGDRKLSIERSYGSIGFVARDAGFDTPPADKDDCGKFRRALQP
- a CDS encoding antitoxin; amino-acid sequence: MSRLTIDITDQQHQSLKALAALQGKTIKQYAIERLFPGDTDAERAWQELKKFINTRVDEGLAGRLSTKTVGEILDEEIAEGRA